In Lemur catta isolate mLemCat1 chromosome 1, mLemCat1.pri, whole genome shotgun sequence, one DNA window encodes the following:
- the OLAH gene encoding S-acyl fatty acid synthase thioesterase, medium chain isoform X2 — translation MEGRDQAGRTRNEKVLNCLYKNPDAIFKLICFPWAGGGSMYFAKWGQKIHESMEVHSVRLAGRESRLEEPFAKDIYQIVDEIVCAMLPVIQDKPFAFFGHSMGSYIAFLTAQNLKEKYKLEPVHFFVSGATPPYSKARLYIPKDKEFTEEQICRQLIDFGGTPKHVIEDKELFQQYIPILMADVHIMSSYTLETYNQWKFQPSCPSGRSLLSYVT, via the exons ATGGAGGGAAGAGATCAAGCTGGAAGAACCAG GAATGAAAAAGTTTTGAACTGCTTATACAAAAATCCTGATGCGATTTTTAAGCTCATTTGCTTTCCCTGGGCAGGAGGTGGCTCCATGTATTTTGCCAAATGGGGCCAAAAGATTCATGAGTCAATGGAAG TGCACTCTGTAAGGCTTGCTGGAAGAGAAAGTCGACTGGAAGAGCCTTTTGCCAAGGACATCTACCAGATAGTTGATGAAATTGTTTGTGCCATGCTGCCAGTCATCCAGGATAAACCGTTTGCATTTTTTGGGCACAG CATGGGATCCTATATTGCTTTTTTGACTGCACAAAAcctaaaagagaaatataagcTAGAACCAGTGCATTTCTTTGTGTCGGGTGCAACTCCTCCCTAT TCAAAGGCCCGGCTTTACATACCCAAAGACAAGGAATTTACTGAAGAACAAATTTGCCGTCAGCTTATTGATTTTGGAGGTACCCCCAAGCATGTTATTGAAGACAAGGAACTTTTTCAACAATATATTCCCATTCTGATGGCAGATGTGCACATCATGAGTTCTTACAC cttgGAAACATATAACCAATGGAAGTTTCAACCTTCTTGTCCTTCCGGGAGATCACTTTTATCTTATGTCACCTGA
- the OLAH gene encoding S-acyl fatty acid synthase thioesterase, medium chain isoform X1, producing MEGRDQAGRTRNEKVLNCLYKNPDAIFKLICFPWAGGGSMYFAKWGQKIHESMEVHSVRLAGRESRLEEPFAKDIYQIVDEIVCAMLPVIQDKPFAFFGHSMGSYIAFLTAQNLKEKYKLEPVHFFVSGATPPYSKARLYIPKDKEFTEEQICRQLIDFGGTPKHVIEDKELFQQYIPILMADVHIMSSYTCDIPSEAVLVCDLTCFLGSKDIAKDMEAWKHITNGSFNLLVLPGDHFYLMSPDNEKFLKDYITKCLEISSLATF from the exons ATGGAGGGAAGAGATCAAGCTGGAAGAACCAG GAATGAAAAAGTTTTGAACTGCTTATACAAAAATCCTGATGCGATTTTTAAGCTCATTTGCTTTCCCTGGGCAGGAGGTGGCTCCATGTATTTTGCCAAATGGGGCCAAAAGATTCATGAGTCAATGGAAG TGCACTCTGTAAGGCTTGCTGGAAGAGAAAGTCGACTGGAAGAGCCTTTTGCCAAGGACATCTACCAGATAGTTGATGAAATTGTTTGTGCCATGCTGCCAGTCATCCAGGATAAACCGTTTGCATTTTTTGGGCACAG CATGGGATCCTATATTGCTTTTTTGACTGCACAAAAcctaaaagagaaatataagcTAGAACCAGTGCATTTCTTTGTGTCGGGTGCAACTCCTCCCTAT TCAAAGGCCCGGCTTTACATACCCAAAGACAAGGAATTTACTGAAGAACAAATTTGCCGTCAGCTTATTGATTTTGGAGGTACCCCCAAGCATGTTATTGAAGACAAGGAACTTTTTCAACAATATATTCCCATTCTGATGGCAGATGTGCACATCATGAGTTCTTACAC CTGTGATATACCATCTGAGGCTGTTCTTGTTTGTGACTTAACATGCTTTCTTGGATCCAAAGACATAGCAAAAGATATGGaag cttgGAAACATATAACCAATGGAAGTTTCAACCTTCTTGTCCTTCCGGGAGATCACTTTTATCTTATGTCACCTGATAATGAGAAATTCCTCAAAGACTACATCACCAAGTGTCTAGAAATATCATCACTTGCCACTTTCTAG